A DNA window from Bradyrhizobium barranii subsp. barranii contains the following coding sequences:
- a CDS encoding MarR family winged helix-turn-helix transcriptional regulator — protein MALAKESTPVSKNGADQDAEYRAQTRVWLRLLACTTLIEGELRRRFREEFDFTMPRFDVLAQLDREPSGLVLGELPKRLMVSAGNLTPIVDRLVEDGYITRTPSNLDRRVQIVCMTVEGRKTFRRMAKSHGAWLAELLADFPADRFDGLIGELDDLKAAVKDALQKP, from the coding sequence TTGGCACTCGCGAAGGAGTCCACGCCTGTTTCAAAGAATGGGGCGGATCAGGACGCCGAGTACAGGGCTCAAACGCGGGTCTGGCTCCGGCTGCTCGCCTGCACGACCCTGATCGAAGGCGAGTTGCGGCGCCGGTTTCGCGAAGAGTTCGATTTCACGATGCCCCGCTTCGATGTTCTGGCCCAGCTCGACCGCGAACCGAGCGGGCTTGTGCTGGGAGAGTTGCCCAAGCGCCTGATGGTCTCGGCCGGGAACCTCACGCCGATCGTGGACCGCCTGGTCGAGGACGGATACATCACGCGCACGCCGTCGAACCTCGACCGCCGCGTGCAGATTGTCTGCATGACGGTCGAAGGCCGCAAGACCTTCAGGCGGATGGCCAAGAGCCACGGCGCGTGGCTTGCCGAGCTGCTGGCGGATTTCCCGGCGGACCGGTTCGACGGATTGATCGGCGAGCTCGATGACCTCAAGGCTGCCGTCAAGGACGCCCTGCAAAAACCTTGA
- a CDS encoding acyl-CoA dehydrogenase family protein, translating to MSSTAKVIRREWLDWPFFEPRHHAVGEALDRFVQSGALDTIDHTDVDVACRKLVRAMGEAGVLDCAVAAPDGDATTIDSRSICLSRESLAYADGLADFAFAMQGLGSGAIALGGSADLRKAVLPKVRTGEWLAAFALSEKEAGSDVAAMSCTARADGNDYVIDGEKTWISNGGIADVYTLFARTGEAPGARGISAFVVFPDDPGFGIADRIDVIAPHPLATLRFTNCRIPASRRLGAPGGGFKLAMQTLDIFRASVAAAALGFARRALDEALSHARSRHMFGATLGDLQLTQAALGDMATETDAAALLTYRAAWRRDVQKLTTTREAAMAKLTATETAQRVIDRAVQMFGGRGVRKGEIVESLYREIRALRIYEGATEVQKLTVARDLLKPR from the coding sequence ATGAGCTCCACGGCGAAAGTGATCCGACGCGAATGGCTCGACTGGCCGTTTTTCGAGCCGCGTCATCATGCGGTCGGCGAGGCGCTCGATCGCTTCGTGCAGTCGGGGGCTCTCGACACAATCGATCACACTGATGTCGATGTCGCCTGCCGCAAGCTGGTGCGCGCGATGGGCGAGGCGGGGGTGCTCGATTGCGCCGTAGCGGCGCCCGACGGCGATGCGACGACGATCGATTCCCGCTCGATCTGCCTGTCGCGGGAGTCGCTGGCCTATGCCGATGGCCTCGCCGATTTCGCCTTCGCCATGCAGGGGCTCGGCTCCGGCGCGATCGCGCTCGGCGGCTCGGCGGACCTGCGCAAAGCTGTGCTGCCGAAAGTTCGCACCGGCGAATGGCTGGCGGCCTTCGCGCTGTCCGAGAAGGAGGCAGGATCGGACGTCGCGGCGATGTCCTGCACGGCACGGGCCGACGGCAACGACTACGTCATCGACGGTGAGAAGACCTGGATCTCCAACGGCGGGATTGCCGACGTCTACACGCTGTTTGCGCGAACGGGCGAGGCGCCGGGCGCCCGCGGCATCTCGGCCTTTGTCGTTTTCCCGGATGATCCCGGCTTCGGCATCGCCGACCGCATCGACGTCATCGCGCCGCATCCGCTGGCGACGCTGCGCTTCACCAATTGCCGGATTCCGGCGAGCCGTCGCCTCGGCGCGCCGGGCGGTGGGTTCAAGCTCGCGATGCAGACCCTGGATATTTTCCGCGCATCGGTCGCGGCCGCAGCCCTCGGCTTTGCGCGGCGTGCACTGGACGAAGCGCTGTCGCACGCGCGCAGCCGGCATATGTTCGGTGCGACGCTGGGAGATCTCCAGCTGACCCAGGCCGCGCTCGGCGACATGGCGACGGAGACTGACGCCGCCGCGCTCCTGACCTACCGCGCGGCCTGGCGCCGCGACGTCCAGAAGCTTACGACGACGCGCGAAGCTGCCATGGCGAAGCTGACGGCAACCGAGACCGCGCAGCGCGTCATCGACCGCGCCGTCCAGATGTTCGGCGGCCGCGGCGTGCGCAAGGGTGAGATCGTCGAAAGCCTCTACCGCGAAATCCGCGCGCTGCGCATCTACGAAGGTGCGACCGAAGTTCAGAAACTGACTGTGGCGCGCGATCTCCTGAAGCCGCGCTGA
- a CDS encoding RidA family protein, whose product MSTMIKSEAAATSGLQVLQPGGWPQPKGYANGMMAEGRLVVTGGVVGWDIAGRFADGFVAQVRQTLENIVAILAEGGARPDHLVRLTWYVVDMDEYTTNLKALGKAYREVVGTHYPSMALVQVVRLVEPSARVEIEATAVVPR is encoded by the coding sequence ATGAGTACGATGATAAAATCAGAAGCCGCCGCGACCAGCGGTCTGCAAGTGCTTCAGCCCGGCGGCTGGCCGCAGCCGAAGGGGTACGCGAACGGCATGATGGCCGAAGGACGTCTCGTTGTGACGGGTGGTGTCGTCGGCTGGGATATCGCAGGTCGATTCGCCGACGGGTTTGTCGCGCAGGTTCGGCAGACGCTCGAAAACATCGTTGCGATCCTGGCGGAAGGCGGCGCCCGGCCGGATCATCTCGTGCGCCTGACATGGTATGTCGTCGACATGGATGAATACACCACGAATCTGAAGGCGCTCGGCAAGGCCTATCGCGAGGTGGTCGGCACCCACTACCCCAGCATGGCGCTCGTGCAGGTGGTGCGCCTCGTCGAGCCATCCGCGCGCGTCGAGATCGAAGCGACTGCCGTCGTCCCGCGCTGA
- a CDS encoding Lrp/AsnC family transcriptional regulator, which translates to MTDAALQLAETGRRLDAIDRKILTVLQEDASLSVAEIGDRVGLSSTPCWKRIQRLEADGVILKRVALVDQNKIGLGLSVFVSVESADHSDVWLKRFASAVSAMPEVMEFYRMAGDVDYMLRVVIPDMPSYDVFYKKLIHAVPLKNVTSRFAMEKIKSITALPVPPIAVE; encoded by the coding sequence ATGACCGACGCTGCGTTGCAGCTCGCCGAGACTGGCCGCCGCCTCGACGCCATCGACCGCAAGATCCTGACGGTGCTTCAGGAGGATGCTTCGCTCTCGGTGGCCGAAATCGGCGACCGGGTCGGCCTGTCGTCCACGCCCTGCTGGAAGCGCATTCAGCGGCTCGAAGCCGACGGTGTCATCCTCAAGCGCGTTGCGCTGGTGGACCAGAACAAGATCGGCCTCGGCCTTTCGGTGTTCGTCTCGGTGGAGAGCGCGGATCACTCCGACGTCTGGCTGAAGCGTTTCGCCTCAGCAGTCAGCGCAATGCCAGAGGTGATGGAATTTTACCGGATGGCCGGCGACGTCGACTACATGCTGCGCGTCGTCATTCCGGACATGCCGAGCTACGACGTGTTCTACAAGAAGCTGATCCACGCCGTCCCGCTCAAGAACGTCACCTCGCGCTTCGCGATGGAGAAGATCAAGTCGATCACGGCGCTGCCAGTGCCGCCGATTGCCGTGGAATAA
- a CDS encoding bifunctional salicylyl-CoA 5-hydroxylase/oxidoreductase, giving the protein MRIVCIGGGPAGLYLGLLMKRRHPEHVITVVERNKPYDTFGWGVVFSDAMMSAMRLADPESAAEIEDAFNHWDDIELVFKGTRQRTTGHGFIGIGRKHLLNILQRRCEALGVELVFEREVESDLEYPDADLIVACDGVNSRIRARYAEQFQPDMVIRPNRFIWLGTKKAFDAFTFDFQKTEHGWFQAHIYKFDAETSTFIVETTEEAYNAHGLGELDQQASIEFCEKIFAETLDGAKLLTNARHLRGSSWLNFSRLICGKWSVFNGKSHVVLMGDAAHTAHFAIGSGTKLALDDAIELANQFDRHGHGRAGIETVLDAYEEVRRVDVARIQNAARNAMEWFEVVGHRYADTLEPPQFFYSMLTRSQRISHENLRLRDRTWLEGFERWFAARSGIAVKDGERVPPPMLTPHRVRGLSLANRIMVSPMAMYSAQNGLIDDFHIAHLGARAMGGAALVFAEMTCVSPDARITPGCLGLWNDAQAAQWRRLVELVHGVGHAKVGIQLGHAGRKGATRVPWEGIDQPLESGDWPLISASALPYLPHSQLPRAMDRSDMERVRDDFVAATRRAAAAGVEWLELHCAHGYLLSSFLSPLTNRRTDEYGGSHENRARFPLEVFKAMRAVWPSDRPMSVRLSCHDWTDGGNIPADAAVFAAMFKEAGADLIDCSSGQVWKDERPIYGRLFQTPFADLIRNEVGIETIAVGAISEADHANSILAAGRADLCAIARPHLADPAWTLHEAARIGITKVEWPKQYLSAKGQYETNLARAAAASAQ; this is encoded by the coding sequence ATGCGCATAGTCTGTATCGGCGGCGGCCCGGCCGGTCTCTATCTGGGCCTGCTGATGAAGCGCCGGCACCCGGAGCATGTCATCACGGTCGTCGAGCGCAACAAGCCCTACGACACGTTCGGCTGGGGCGTCGTGTTCTCGGATGCCATGATGTCCGCGATGCGCCTTGCCGACCCCGAGAGCGCGGCCGAGATCGAGGACGCCTTCAATCACTGGGACGACATCGAGCTCGTCTTCAAGGGGACGCGCCAGCGCACGACGGGCCATGGCTTCATCGGTATCGGGCGCAAGCATCTGCTCAATATTCTTCAGCGGCGCTGTGAAGCGCTGGGTGTCGAGCTCGTCTTCGAGCGCGAGGTCGAATCCGATCTCGAATACCCCGACGCCGACCTGATCGTCGCCTGTGACGGCGTCAATTCCAGGATCCGCGCTCGCTATGCCGAGCAATTCCAGCCCGACATGGTGATCCGGCCCAACCGCTTCATCTGGCTCGGCACCAAGAAGGCGTTCGACGCCTTTACATTTGATTTTCAGAAGACCGAGCACGGCTGGTTCCAGGCGCACATCTACAAGTTTGATGCGGAGACCTCGACCTTCATTGTCGAGACCACGGAAGAAGCCTACAACGCCCACGGGCTTGGCGAGCTCGATCAGCAGGCCTCGATCGAGTTCTGCGAAAAAATCTTCGCCGAGACGCTCGATGGCGCGAAGCTCCTGACCAATGCGCGCCATCTGCGCGGCTCGTCCTGGCTCAATTTCAGCCGCCTGATCTGCGGCAAATGGAGCGTGTTCAACGGCAAGTCTCATGTCGTGCTGATGGGGGACGCCGCGCATACCGCGCATTTCGCGATCGGCTCGGGCACCAAGCTCGCGCTCGACGACGCCATCGAGCTTGCCAACCAGTTCGATCGCCATGGTCACGGTCGCGCCGGCATCGAAACCGTGCTGGACGCGTACGAGGAGGTGCGCCGCGTCGACGTGGCGCGCATCCAGAATGCGGCGCGCAACGCCATGGAATGGTTCGAGGTGGTCGGCCACCGCTATGCCGATACGCTCGAGCCGCCGCAATTCTTCTATTCGATGCTGACGCGCTCACAGCGCATCAGCCACGAAAACCTTCGCCTGCGTGATCGCACCTGGCTGGAAGGTTTTGAGCGCTGGTTCGCCGCGCGGTCGGGCATTGCGGTCAAGGATGGCGAGCGGGTGCCGCCGCCGATGTTGACACCGCACCGTGTGCGCGGCCTTTCGCTTGCGAACCGGATCATGGTCTCGCCGATGGCGATGTATTCGGCGCAGAACGGACTCATCGACGACTTCCACATCGCCCATCTCGGCGCGCGCGCCATGGGCGGCGCCGCGCTGGTCTTCGCCGAGATGACCTGCGTCTCGCCCGATGCGCGGATCACGCCGGGCTGCCTCGGGCTCTGGAACGATGCGCAGGCGGCGCAGTGGCGCCGCTTGGTCGAACTCGTCCATGGCGTCGGGCATGCCAAGGTGGGGATTCAGCTCGGCCACGCCGGCCGCAAGGGTGCGACCAGGGTGCCCTGGGAAGGGATCGATCAACCCCTTGAATCCGGAGACTGGCCGCTGATCTCGGCCTCGGCCCTGCCGTATCTGCCCCACAGCCAGTTGCCGCGGGCGATGGACCGCAGCGACATGGAACGCGTGCGCGACGATTTTGTCGCGGCAACACGTCGTGCCGCTGCCGCCGGCGTCGAATGGCTCGAGCTCCATTGCGCGCACGGTTATCTGCTGTCGAGCTTCCTGTCGCCGCTGACCAACCGGCGCACGGATGAATACGGCGGCAGCCATGAAAACCGCGCGCGCTTTCCGCTGGAGGTGTTCAAGGCGATGCGCGCGGTGTGGCCGTCCGACCGGCCGATGTCGGTGCGCCTGTCCTGCCATGATTGGACCGACGGCGGTAACATTCCGGCCGATGCGGCGGTCTTCGCTGCGATGTTCAAGGAGGCCGGGGCGGACCTGATCGATTGTTCGTCGGGGCAGGTCTGGAAGGACGAGCGGCCGATCTATGGACGCCTGTTCCAGACGCCGTTCGCCGACCTGATCCGCAACGAGGTCGGCATTGAGACCATCGCAGTCGGTGCGATCTCCGAGGCCGATCACGCCAATTCGATTCTCGCGGCCGGCCGCGCGGATCTCTGCGCCATCGCGCGGCCGCACCTTGCCGACCCGGCCTGGACGCTGCACGAAGCCGCGCGAATCGGCATCACAAAGGTCGAGTGGCCGAAGCAGTATCTGTCCGCCAAGGGACAATACGAAACCAATCTGGCGCGCGCCGCGGCAGCTAGCGCGCAATGA
- a CDS encoding MBL fold metallo-hydrolase codes for MDRVLIDCGAGGSWDPSMGHLAEAMAEAGIDTSSITMIALTHAHGDHINGLLMPDGRRAFNGLRKIVIGADAIEEFLAEPVLEQFRSLLAPVNGGDRLADHLLAVDIPGHARGHMGYLLNTDEDDVLFCGDLIHVPAAQFARPELTWAYDDDEAVARATRIRLLPDTANAQTWLAGAHLGRPGIGRVVEEGQGYAFIPVA; via the coding sequence ATGGATCGCGTCTTGATCGATTGTGGAGCGGGCGGGAGTTGGGATCCGTCCATGGGTCACCTCGCGGAGGCGATGGCGGAGGCAGGCATCGACACGTCATCGATCACGATGATCGCCCTCACTCATGCTCATGGCGACCACATCAATGGTCTCCTGATGCCTGACGGTCGACGAGCATTTAATGGCCTGAGGAAGATCGTGATAGGGGCAGACGCCATCGAGGAGTTTCTTGCCGAGCCCGTGCTGGAGCAGTTTCGTTCGCTCCTTGCCCCCGTTAACGGTGGAGATCGGCTGGCCGATCATTTACTGGCGGTGGATATACCTGGGCACGCTCGAGGCCATATGGGTTATCTCCTCAACACTGACGAGGACGATGTCTTGTTCTGCGGCGACCTTATCCACGTTCCCGCCGCACAGTTTGCCCGTCCCGAGCTTACCTGGGCCTATGACGATGACGAAGCCGTGGCGAGGGCTACCCGGATCAGGTTGCTCCCGGACACAGCAAATGCGCAGACGTGGCTGGCCGGCGCTCATCTGGGTCGACCAGGCATCGGCAGAGTGGTCGAAGAAGGGCAAGGATACGCGTTCATTCCGGTCGCGTAG
- a CDS encoding IS3-like element ISRj2 family transposase (programmed frameshift): MTKKSRRTHSPAFKAKVALAAVKGDKTLAELAQLFDVHPNQITIWKNQLLEGAAGVFGHDKTSAETPVDLKALHAKIGELALENGFFVRRAHQGGPAERKAMIDRDHDLSIVRQAKVLKLARSTVYYEPRPVSAEDLALMRRLDELHLDYPFAGARMLRSLLRREGVYAGRRHIATLMKRMGIEAVYRRPNTSKPAPGHKIYPYLLRGLKIERPDHAWAMDITYIPMRRGFVYLAAVVDVFSRRVLAHRVSITMEAAFCVEAVQEALAKHGRPEIFNTDQGSQFTSLEFTDVLLDAKIAISMDGKGAWRDNVFVERLWRTVKYEEVYLRAYDSVSEARASIAKYLAFYNQGRPHSSLDGRTPDEAYFGTQAMVMAA, from the exons ATGACGAAGAAGAGCCGCCGGACGCATTCTCCGGCATTCAAGGCGAAGGTTGCTTTGGCTGCGGTCAAAGGCGACAAGACACTGGCGGAGCTGGCGCAACTGTTTGATGTTCATCCGAACCAGATCACGATCTGGAAAAACCAGCTCCTGGAAGGCGCCGCCGGCGTGTTTGGGCATGACAAGACATCGGCCGAGACGCCGGTCGATTTGAAGGCGTTACATGCCAAGATCGGCGAGCTGGCGTTGGAAAACG GATTTTTTGTCCGGCGCGCTCACCAAGGCGGGCCTGCTGAGCGCAAAGCGATGATCGACCGCGATCATGATCTTTCTATCGTGCGCCAGGCGAAGGTCCTGAAGCTGGCTCGCAGCACGGTCTACTATGAACCTCGGCCAGTTTCGGCCGAGGACCTTGCCTTGATGCGTCGGCTCGATGAGCTGCATCTCGATTATCCCTTCGCGGGAGCGCGTATGCTGCGATCGTTGCTGCGGCGGGAGGGCGTATACGCCGGTCGCCGCCACATCGCGACGCTGATGAAGCGCATGGGGATCGAGGCGGTCTATCGTCGCCCGAACACGAGCAAGCCGGCTCCGGGTCACAAGATCTACCCGTACCTGTTGCGCGGATTGAAGATCGAGCGGCCCGACCATGCGTGGGCAATGGACATCACCTACATTCCGATGCGGCGTGGCTTCGTCTATCTCGCGGCGGTCGTCGATGTGTTCAGCCGACGGGTCCTGGCCCATCGCGTCTCGATCACAATGGAGGCGGCCTTCTGCGTCGAAGCGGTCCAGGAGGCGTTGGCGAAGCACGGCAGGCCCGAGATTTTCAACACGGATCAGGGCAGCCAGTTCACCAGCCTCGAGTTCACCGATGTGCTGCTGGACGCGAAGATCGCCATCAGCATGGACGGCAAGGGCGCCTGGCGCGACAACGTGTTTGTCGAGCGGCTCTGGCGCACGGTCAAATACGAAGAAGTTTATCTCCGCGCCTACGACAGCGTGTCCGAGGCGCGAGCGTCAATTGCCAAGTATCTGGCCTTCTACAATCAGGGACGCCCTCACTCGAGCCTTGACGGGCGCACGCCCGACGAGGCTTACTTCGGCACGCAAGCTATGGTGATGGCCGCATGA
- a CDS encoding MetQ/NlpA family ABC transporter substrate-binding protein, protein MKTALFLLSGLLALSPFAAEDALAQQPAKPELRVGFVPGPYIDEFKIGVEPELKKKGYKIRYVEFSTGLEANNAVFKSEIDANVMQHTIFLDSYNERQTTDLVGIVHVPTPPMGLYSKKHPLGTPIKPGSSVAVPNDPVNLQRALWVLRDLGLIEIRDSKSVDVTELDVIKNPGGIKIVPLEAAQAPRALDDVDFAAVQGNFAIFSGLKLTNAFALEKMTTPYINVLAVKKANANAEWAQDIVAGYKSPTFKTAIRADRFYDGFTLPDYMK, encoded by the coding sequence ATGAAGACAGCGTTGTTTCTCCTCTCCGGCCTTTTGGCTCTTTCCCCTTTCGCCGCCGAAGACGCCTTGGCACAGCAGCCCGCGAAGCCGGAGCTCCGGGTCGGCTTCGTGCCGGGACCGTATATCGACGAGTTCAAGATCGGCGTCGAGCCCGAGCTGAAGAAGAAGGGCTACAAGATCCGCTATGTCGAGTTCTCGACCGGCCTTGAAGCCAACAATGCGGTATTCAAATCCGAGATCGACGCCAATGTGATGCAACACACGATCTTTCTCGATTCCTACAACGAGCGGCAGACGACCGATCTCGTCGGCATCGTCCACGTCCCCACCCCGCCGATGGGCCTCTATTCGAAGAAGCATCCGCTGGGCACGCCGATCAAGCCGGGCTCGAGCGTCGCCGTGCCGAACGATCCGGTCAATCTGCAGCGCGCGCTGTGGGTGCTGCGTGACCTCGGCCTGATCGAGATCCGTGATAGCAAGTCGGTCGACGTCACCGAGCTCGATGTCATCAAAAATCCCGGCGGCATCAAGATCGTGCCGCTCGAGGCCGCACAGGCGCCACGGGCGCTCGACGACGTCGATTTCGCCGCCGTACAGGGCAATTTCGCGATCTTCAGCGGGCTGAAGCTGACCAATGCCTTTGCGCTGGAGAAGATGACCACGCCCTACATCAACGTGCTCGCGGTGAAGAAGGCTAACGCCAATGCCGAATGGGCCCAGGACATCGTCGCCGGTTACAAGTCGCCGACGTTCAAGACGGCAATCCGGGCCGACCGGTTCTATGACGGGTTCACTTTGCCCGATTACATGAAGTGA
- a CDS encoding nuclear transport factor 2 family protein, translated as MDTDARALRSLAQTYFDSAYEMDADKFASIFHHSSSVTKVGDDGNVSVTPIATWLAAVRNLKAPNQQGLERQDQILSIDVEGELALLKLKLQIPPRYFTDMLSCLKVDGTWKIAQKVMTSKL; from the coding sequence ATGGATACCGATGCTCGTGCCTTGCGCTCCCTGGCGCAGACCTATTTCGACAGTGCCTATGAAATGGATGCCGACAAATTCGCCTCTATATTCCATCACTCGAGTTCCGTGACCAAGGTCGGCGACGACGGCAACGTGAGCGTGACGCCAATTGCGACGTGGCTGGCAGCTGTCCGCAATTTGAAAGCTCCGAATCAGCAGGGCCTGGAGCGCCAAGATCAGATCCTCTCAATTGACGTTGAAGGAGAGCTCGCGCTTCTGAAGCTGAAATTGCAAATTCCGCCGCGCTACTTCACCGACATGTTGTCGTGCTTGAAGGTCGACGGAACGTGGAAGATCGCTCAGAAAGTGATGACTTCGAAGCTCTGA
- a CDS encoding ATP-dependent acyl-CoA ligase, whose protein sequence is MIVTENAPVNVSDAVGQENVTPAWACAVTSFPPSDRILSTILTRQAERYGERVLLVAGETRWSFGQTAAIAAASAQALVDAGIRPGDRVALMCSNRPEFLQVYLGCAWLGAIAVPINTALRGFQLSHIFRNSRPALLVVEAQFVDAIESVEAGVDLPPRTWIVGAAAGAVDARLSAVPLPALGAAAPAGAVRPGDTVAILYTSGTTGPAKGVCCPQAQLFWWGIYSARALGIREGDVLFTTLPLFHTNALNAFYQALLNGCTYVLEPKFSASGFWAAAQRHNATVGYLLGAMASMLLAQPTNANDKAHRLRVALGGGVPPQIHGPFLQRFGVPLVDGYGSTETNFVFAGTIPSDRPGTMGYLADGIEARIVDEDDSALPDGQAGELVLRAGEPFAFATGYFGMPEKTVEAWRNLWFHSGDRVVRDADGHYRFIDRMKDSIRRRGENVSSWEVEQTIQSHPAVAACAIYPLPSELGEDEVAAAILLEPGQSLEPFDIVRHCEGQIAYFAIPRYVRILSQMPLTENGKIKKGVLREAGITTDTWDREAAEVKVRR, encoded by the coding sequence ATGATCGTGACGGAGAACGCGCCGGTGAACGTCAGCGACGCGGTCGGCCAGGAGAACGTGACGCCGGCCTGGGCGTGTGCAGTGACGTCGTTTCCGCCGTCGGACCGCATCCTCTCAACGATCCTCACCCGGCAGGCCGAGCGCTATGGCGAGCGCGTGCTGCTTGTCGCCGGTGAGACGCGCTGGAGCTTTGGGCAGACCGCGGCGATCGCGGCCGCGTCGGCCCAGGCGCTCGTCGACGCCGGGATCAGGCCGGGCGATCGGGTCGCGCTGATGTGTTCGAACCGTCCGGAGTTCCTGCAGGTCTATCTCGGCTGCGCATGGCTTGGCGCCATCGCAGTCCCGATCAATACCGCGCTACGCGGCTTCCAGCTCTCCCACATCTTCCGCAACTCGCGTCCCGCGCTCCTCGTCGTCGAGGCTCAGTTCGTCGACGCGATCGAGAGTGTCGAGGCGGGTGTCGACCTGCCACCTCGCACCTGGATCGTCGGAGCTGCCGCCGGTGCAGTCGACGCCAGGCTTTCCGCGGTACCGTTGCCGGCACTGGGAGCCGCGGCCCCGGCGGGTGCCGTGCGTCCCGGCGACACCGTTGCGATCCTCTACACGTCGGGCACGACGGGGCCAGCGAAGGGCGTGTGCTGTCCGCAGGCGCAGCTGTTCTGGTGGGGCATTTATTCGGCGCGGGCGCTTGGCATCCGCGAGGGCGATGTGCTGTTCACGACACTGCCGCTGTTCCACACCAACGCGCTCAATGCGTTCTATCAGGCGCTCCTGAACGGCTGCACCTACGTGCTGGAGCCGAAATTCTCCGCGTCCGGATTCTGGGCGGCCGCGCAACGGCACAATGCGACGGTCGGCTATCTGCTCGGCGCGATGGCGTCGATGCTGCTGGCGCAGCCGACGAATGCGAACGATAAGGCGCATCGTCTTCGCGTTGCGCTTGGAGGCGGCGTGCCGCCGCAAATCCACGGTCCGTTCCTTCAGCGGTTTGGCGTGCCGCTGGTTGACGGCTACGGGTCGACCGAGACCAATTTCGTGTTCGCGGGCACGATCCCGTCGGATCGTCCGGGAACGATGGGCTATCTGGCCGACGGAATCGAGGCGCGGATCGTCGATGAAGACGATTCAGCGCTTCCTGACGGGCAGGCCGGCGAGCTCGTGCTTCGCGCCGGAGAACCCTTTGCTTTCGCCACCGGCTATTTCGGCATGCCGGAGAAGACGGTCGAGGCCTGGCGAAATCTGTGGTTCCATTCGGGCGATCGGGTCGTTCGGGATGCTGACGGACATTATCGCTTCATCGACCGCATGAAGGATTCGATCCGCAGGCGCGGCGAGAACGTATCCTCATGGGAGGTCGAGCAGACCATCCAGTCCCATCCCGCGGTCGCCGCCTGCGCGATCTACCCGCTGCCGTCGGAGCTGGGCGAGGACGAGGTTGCGGCTGCGATCCTGCTGGAGCCGGGCCAATCGCTGGAGCCCTTCGACATCGTCAGGCATTGCGAAGGCCAGATCGCCTATTTCGCCATCCCGCGCTATGTGCGCATTCTGAGCCAGATGCCGTTGACTGAGAACGGCAAGATCAAGAAGGGCGTGCTGCGTGAGGCGGGCATCACCACGGATACGTGGGATCGCGAGGCGGCCGAAGTGAAGGTGCGGCGCTGA